A genomic region of Desulfosarcina ovata subsp. ovata contains the following coding sequences:
- the typA gene encoding translational GTPase TypA, with amino-acid sequence MSFSTNDKIRNIAIIAHVDHGKTTLVDAMFRQSGLFRQGQQMDERVMDRMDLERERGITIAAKNCSVVYQGIKINIVDTPGHADFGGEVERALSMVDGAILLVDASEGPLPQTRFVLQKALQAKLKIIVVINKIDRKDARAAAVLDQVYDLLIDLGADEDQLEFPLYYAIGRDGVAGTAPDRLADDLHLLFDAILAEVPPPRFKTDAPFQMLVSDLGYSDYLGRLAVGRVVGGKAESRHRLICIDADGSHRPLKVTRLQVYEGMDITPVETVTAGEIAILSGIDEVTIGDTICTDDAPFSLPRITVDPPTVSMLFTINDGPLSGREGRYVQSAKIRERLKKETLLNVAIQVETVSDRDSILVKGRGEFQLAILIETMRREDFEFCVGRPEVILKKEDGVVKEPIERLFVDCDEAFMGVVTEKLSVRKGKMMNLSNTGTGRVRIEFSIPSRALIGYRDEFLTDTRGTGIMSSYFLGYETYRGDFPSRFTGSIVSDRSGNAVPYALYNLEPRGRLFLQPGDPVYEGMIIGEHNRESDINVNPTKEKKLTNMRASGKDENVILAPIRPMTLEQAINFIRDDERVEVTPKSVRLRKVTLGAKARYVQRGSKK; translated from the coding sequence ATGTCTTTTTCTACCAACGACAAGATTCGCAATATTGCCATTATTGCTCACGTCGACCACGGCAAAACCACTCTGGTGGATGCCATGTTCCGCCAAAGTGGCCTTTTCCGACAGGGCCAGCAGATGGATGAACGCGTCATGGATCGCATGGACCTGGAGCGTGAACGGGGCATCACCATTGCTGCCAAAAACTGTTCCGTGGTTTACCAGGGGATTAAAATCAACATTGTGGATACACCGGGCCATGCCGATTTCGGCGGTGAGGTCGAGCGCGCCCTTTCCATGGTGGATGGGGCCATCCTGCTGGTGGACGCATCCGAAGGACCGTTGCCGCAAACCCGCTTCGTGCTGCAAAAGGCGCTTCAGGCAAAATTGAAAATCATTGTGGTGATCAATAAGATCGACCGCAAGGATGCCCGTGCGGCGGCGGTACTGGACCAGGTGTATGACCTCCTTATCGATCTGGGCGCCGACGAAGACCAACTGGAATTCCCTTTGTATTACGCCATTGGACGTGATGGGGTGGCCGGCACCGCCCCCGATCGGCTGGCCGATGATCTGCATCTTCTGTTCGACGCCATTCTCGCTGAGGTCCCCCCACCCCGGTTCAAAACCGACGCACCGTTTCAAATGCTCGTCTCCGATCTTGGTTATTCCGATTACCTGGGACGCCTGGCCGTCGGCCGGGTGGTCGGCGGGAAGGCCGAATCCAGACACCGTCTGATCTGCATCGATGCCGACGGCAGCCATCGCCCCCTGAAAGTGACCCGCCTGCAAGTATACGAAGGAATGGACATTACCCCCGTCGAAACGGTAACCGCCGGAGAAATCGCCATCCTCTCCGGGATTGACGAAGTGACCATCGGGGATACCATCTGTACCGATGACGCCCCATTTTCACTGCCTCGGATCACCGTGGATCCGCCGACGGTCTCCATGCTCTTTACCATTAATGACGGACCGCTGTCCGGCAGGGAGGGTCGCTATGTCCAATCCGCCAAAATCCGCGAACGGTTGAAAAAGGAGACGTTGCTCAATGTGGCCATTCAGGTGGAAACGGTTAGTGACCGGGACTCCATACTGGTCAAAGGCCGCGGTGAGTTTCAGCTGGCCATCCTCATCGAGACCATGCGCCGGGAAGATTTTGAATTCTGCGTGGGACGGCCCGAGGTGATTCTAAAAAAAGAAGACGGAGTGGTCAAGGAGCCCATCGAACGGCTTTTCGTGGATTGTGATGAGGCGTTCATGGGGGTGGTAACGGAGAAACTATCCGTGCGCAAAGGCAAGATGATGAACCTTTCCAACACCGGTACCGGACGGGTGCGCATCGAATTTTCGATTCCTTCGCGGGCATTGATCGGATACCGTGACGAATTTCTGACCGACACGCGGGGAACCGGGATCATGAGTTCCTATTTCCTGGGATACGAAACCTACCGGGGGGATTTTCCCAGCCGCTTTACCGGATCCATTGTATCGGACCGGTCAGGCAATGCCGTTCCCTATGCCCTGTACAACCTTGAACCGCGGGGCCGCCTTTTCCTCCAGCCCGGAGATCCGGTTTACGAAGGCATGATCATTGGCGAGCACAACCGCGAATCGGATATCAACGTCAATCCCACAAAAGAGAAAAAGCTCACCAATATGCGTGCATCGGGAAAAGATGAAAACGTCATCCTGGCGCCGATTCGTCCCATGACTCTGGAACAGGCCATCAATTTCATCCGTGACGATGAGCGCGTGGAAGTCACCCCCAAATCGGTCCGCTTGAGAAAAGTAACCTTGGGGGCCAAGGCTCGCTACGTGCAACGGGGATCAAAAAAATAG
- a CDS encoding NAD-binding protein: MSSRKKIIAATIILISIVLGGTFGYMQLERYTFFQGLYMSVITISTVGYGEIIPLSPKGQGFSIALIFSSIIGLAFAGRALGESLLENTWSGRAEKRKMHRRIQSLKGHQIICGFGRVGHAAASQFVAARSDFVIVDQAPGAEVGVDGQLYLEGDATREQILLDAGIKEARGLLALLGSDPENVFLVLTARELNPTLRIIARANDPNVENKLLKAGADKVISPFTTAGTQIAHEMLLATGQHDDVCAFADVVHTPRWISLGTDNPLIDTSISHAAHQLGGAVLGLRRGNRDCLLPGENEVLKDGDVLLVIQADQEPGNKPSKEPAPIRNVVIVDDNPVIVKLYTRLFQKAGFVPHTAANGTAGLKLILRLRPAAAVIDFMLPVFSGIEICEKVRQTPELNRTRLILFTADDNAATRQRALSAGADAVVVKSADAQEVINTVVQTISENLPPVDEGN; this comes from the coding sequence ATGAGTTCCAGAAAAAAAATCATCGCCGCTACCATAATCCTGATCAGCATCGTTTTGGGTGGCACGTTTGGCTATATGCAACTGGAAAGATACACGTTCTTCCAGGGACTCTACATGTCCGTGATCACCATTTCAACGGTCGGATATGGTGAAATCATACCGCTTTCACCCAAGGGGCAGGGATTTTCCATTGCATTGATATTTTCAAGCATTATTGGCCTTGCATTTGCCGGCCGGGCTCTTGGAGAATCACTACTGGAAAATACGTGGAGCGGCCGGGCGGAGAAACGAAAAATGCATCGACGGATTCAGAGCCTCAAAGGGCATCAGATCATTTGCGGTTTTGGCCGGGTTGGCCACGCAGCGGCTTCTCAGTTTGTTGCCGCAAGGTCCGATTTTGTAATTGTGGATCAGGCGCCGGGAGCGGAAGTGGGCGTTGATGGTCAATTGTATCTTGAAGGGGATGCTACCCGGGAACAAATATTGTTGGACGCCGGTATTAAGGAGGCCCGCGGACTGCTGGCGTTATTGGGCTCTGATCCGGAAAACGTTTTTCTGGTGCTGACGGCCCGGGAACTGAACCCCACCCTGCGCATTATCGCCAGAGCCAACGATCCCAATGTGGAAAACAAACTCCTTAAAGCCGGTGCCGACAAGGTGATCTCGCCGTTTACCACAGCCGGCACTCAGATTGCCCATGAAATGCTCCTGGCCACCGGTCAACACGACGATGTGTGCGCTTTCGCTGACGTTGTCCATACCCCCCGCTGGATCTCCCTGGGAACTGACAACCCACTTATCGATACATCCATTTCCCACGCGGCTCACCAACTGGGAGGGGCCGTTCTCGGGTTGCGTCGAGGGAATCGAGACTGCCTTTTACCCGGGGAAAACGAGGTCTTAAAGGATGGCGATGTGCTGCTGGTGATACAAGCGGACCAAGAGCCGGGCAACAAGCCGTCGAAGGAACCTGCGCCAATCCGCAATGTGGTAATCGTCGATGACAATCCGGTTATCGTCAAACTCTACACACGTCTGTTCCAAAAGGCCGGCTTTGTTCCCCACACCGCGGCCAACGGTACTGCCGGCCTTAAGTTGATCCTTCGTCTGCGGCCTGCTGCCGCCGTGATCGATTTTATGTTGCCGGTTTTTTCCGGAATAGAAATCTGTGAGAAAGTGCGTCAAACGCCTGAACTGAACAGGACGCGGCTGATCCTGTTTACTGCAGACGATAATGCAGCAACCCGTCAGCGAGCGCTTTCTGCCGGTGCCGATGCTGTGGTGGTTAAAAGTGCAGATGCTCAAGAAGTAATCAACACAGTGGTTCAAACCATTTCGGAAAATTTACCGCCAGTTGATGAAGGCAATTAA
- a CDS encoding NAD-dependent epimerase/dehydratase family protein: MRSPQTNTSAGNHPGKNILVTGGGGFLGSAIVRLLVAKGHRVTSFSRQRYPHLDTLGVKQLRGDIGNAGAVKDAVRGQDAVFHVAAKAGVWGAAKEYFRINVTGTRHVITGCSSCRVPMLIYTSSPSVVFDGGDMQGVDESVPYPPRYHAPYPWTKAKAERAVRAAADENLRTITLRPHLIWGPGDNHLVPRITARADRLRQVGDGRNRVDTIYIDNAAKAHVLAMEALENNPALSGQVYFISDDAPIRLWDMINRILVAGGKPAVKRRVSSKMAYVMATLLEWGYRFFGIKNEPPMTRFVARELATAHWFDISAAKRDLGYSADISIDTGMQRLKAWLAESAFPAQ; encoded by the coding sequence ATGAGATCCCCGCAAACCAACACGTCTGCCGGAAACCATCCCGGCAAAAACATCCTGGTTACCGGCGGCGGTGGCTTTTTGGGCAGTGCCATTGTGCGCCTACTGGTCGCCAAAGGACACCGGGTAACCAGCTTTTCTCGCCAGCGCTATCCCCATCTGGATACCCTTGGAGTGAAACAGCTGCGCGGCGATATCGGCAATGCCGGTGCGGTAAAAGATGCGGTTCGCGGTCAGGACGCTGTTTTTCATGTGGCCGCCAAGGCTGGTGTCTGGGGCGCTGCTAAGGAATATTTTCGTATCAATGTAACCGGTACCCGCCATGTGATTACCGGCTGCAGTTCCTGCCGGGTGCCCATGCTGATCTACACCAGCAGCCCCAGCGTGGTGTTTGACGGCGGCGACATGCAGGGAGTGGATGAGTCGGTCCCCTACCCGCCCCGATACCACGCGCCGTATCCGTGGACCAAAGCCAAGGCCGAGCGGGCGGTGCGGGCGGCCGCCGATGAAAATCTTCGGACCATCACCCTGCGCCCCCATCTTATCTGGGGGCCGGGGGACAACCACCTGGTTCCGCGAATCACCGCCCGGGCCGACCGTCTGCGTCAGGTGGGTGATGGTCGTAACCGGGTGGATACCATTTACATTGACAACGCAGCAAAGGCCCACGTTCTGGCCATGGAGGCGCTGGAAAACAATCCGGCGCTGTCCGGTCAGGTCTATTTTATCAGTGATGACGCCCCCATCCGGTTGTGGGATATGATTAACCGCATTCTGGTGGCGGGCGGTAAACCTGCGGTCAAGCGCAGGGTTTCATCCAAAATGGCCTACGTCATGGCAACGCTCTTAGAGTGGGGGTATCGTTTTTTCGGCATCAAAAATGAACCACCCATGACCCGCTTCGTGGCCCGTGAACTGGCCACCGCCCACTGGTTTGATATATCCGCGGCCAAACGGGATTTGGGCTACTCGGCCGACATCTCCATTGACACCGGCATGCAGCGCCTGAAAGCGTGGCTGGCGGAAAGCGCTTTTCCTGCCCAATGA
- a CDS encoding PilZ domain-containing protein has protein sequence MKTNLITLILSSAVAVAVLVARESSFLTTSVHGRYYFAAIMLISVILALITLSRLIRSLWRRPGEAVNGTKAAHIKEKRSEYRIQFDHPPHPVFIENSGGPQSAPAFTCPVLDVSETGVSLGYVGVYSPGQTVQGEIIFASGRSTPINGVVARQTNRKTVLRLHCTIAPPLLMAEQRERIAFQKDDGPRPAVSPSLKDNLDVRLPSHQPKGVCRLKRP, from the coding sequence ATGAAAACAAACCTGATCACCCTGATACTCAGTTCGGCAGTGGCCGTAGCGGTGCTGGTCGCCCGTGAATCATCTTTTCTTACCACCTCCGTGCATGGTCGCTATTATTTTGCAGCCATCATGCTGATCAGCGTCATCCTTGCACTGATCACCCTTTCACGGTTGATCCGGTCCCTGTGGCGACGGCCCGGTGAAGCGGTTAACGGCACCAAAGCAGCGCACATAAAGGAAAAGCGTAGCGAGTATCGCATTCAGTTTGACCATCCACCGCATCCGGTCTTCATCGAGAACAGTGGGGGACCTCAATCGGCACCGGCGTTCACCTGCCCGGTACTGGATGTTTCGGAAACCGGTGTCAGCCTGGGCTACGTGGGTGTGTATTCCCCGGGGCAGACCGTGCAGGGCGAAATTATTTTTGCCAGCGGCCGCAGTACGCCGATCAACGGTGTTGTGGCCCGGCAAACCAATCGGAAAACGGTTCTGCGGCTTCACTGCACCATTGCCCCCCCGCTCCTGATGGCCGAGCAGCGCGAACGGATCGCCTTTCAGAAAGATGACGGGCCCCGACCGGCTGTGAGTCCGTCCCTGAAGGACAATTTGGACGTCAGGCTTCCCAGCCACCAGCCCAAGGGTGTTTGCCGTTTGAAACGACCCTGA
- the aroF gene encoding 3-deoxy-7-phosphoheptulonate synthase has product MLVVMDVSATPQQIEQVVKVIESRGCTARPIPGGDRVSIGVLNNRGPVDASMFIGLPGVKDAVPITKPYKLVSRETKAGDTLIQVGEVTIGNGHLTIIAGPCAIESETQAITIAGYVKKAGAHLFRGGAFKPRTSPYSFQGLGEEGLKILAKVRERTGMPVVTEVMDFPTFDQVEHYSDVLQIGTRNMQNFSLLKRAGESYRPILLKRGMAATIEEWLMAAEYIMAQGNHQVILCERGVRTFVHHSRNTLDLSAVPVVRKESHLPIIVDPSHAAGRRDQVLPLSRAAVAANAHGLMVEVHHQPEKALSDGAQSLYPDQFDILCRQVTDIFAVSGGQEPF; this is encoded by the coding sequence ATGCTGGTCGTCATGGATGTTTCCGCTACACCGCAGCAAATCGAACAGGTGGTCAAGGTCATTGAATCAAGAGGATGTACGGCGCGGCCCATTCCGGGCGGTGACCGGGTCTCCATTGGCGTATTGAACAACAGGGGACCTGTGGATGCGTCCATGTTCATCGGTCTGCCCGGCGTCAAGGATGCGGTGCCCATCACCAAACCCTACAAACTGGTCAGCCGTGAAACCAAGGCAGGCGACACATTGATTCAGGTGGGCGAGGTGACCATCGGAAATGGTCATTTAACCATCATCGCCGGACCGTGTGCCATCGAGAGCGAGACACAGGCCATCACGATCGCCGGATATGTGAAAAAGGCCGGCGCACACCTGTTCCGTGGCGGGGCCTTCAAACCGCGTACATCGCCGTACTCTTTTCAAGGGCTTGGTGAGGAGGGACTCAAGATTCTGGCCAAGGTTCGCGAACGGACCGGAATGCCGGTGGTCACGGAAGTGATGGATTTTCCGACCTTTGATCAGGTGGAGCATTATTCTGATGTGCTTCAGATCGGAACCCGCAACATGCAGAATTTCAGCCTGCTCAAACGGGCCGGCGAGTCCTACCGACCGATCCTGCTTAAACGGGGTATGGCCGCCACCATTGAGGAGTGGCTCATGGCCGCCGAATATATCATGGCCCAGGGTAACCATCAGGTGATCCTGTGCGAGCGCGGCGTGCGAACCTTTGTTCACCACAGCCGCAACACCCTGGACCTTTCCGCCGTGCCGGTGGTCAGGAAAGAGAGCCACCTGCCCATCATCGTCGACCCCAGTCATGCAGCCGGCCGGCGGGATCAGGTGCTGCCGTTGTCCCGGGCGGCGGTGGCGGCCAATGCCCATGGCCTCATGGTCGAGGTCCACCACCAGCCGGAAAAAGCGCTCAGTGACGGCGCCCAAAGCCTCTATCCGGACCAGTTCGATATCCTTTGCCGGCAGGTGACGGACATTTTTGCTGTTTCCGGCGGCCAGGAGCCGTTTTAG
- a CDS encoding PocR ligand-binding domain-containing protein: MVQLTDLLPLEKWVELENEIHARSGLESNVFNTDGIRITDNKVWVNRLCPAIKATDKGQAFICAVAHMNLANQAREEGRPVIEECDAGLMKIVVPISVDGQFIGAIGACGLLPAGGEVDNFLINRITEIDEETVSELCEDLAVIETNSAEEVAQFIWEKIEAIVAET, from the coding sequence ATGGTGCAACTGACCGATTTGCTGCCCCTGGAAAAATGGGTTGAACTGGAAAATGAGATCCACGCCCGTTCGGGCCTGGAATCCAATGTTTTCAATACCGACGGAATCCGCATTACCGACAATAAGGTGTGGGTCAACCGCCTCTGCCCGGCAATCAAAGCCACGGACAAGGGTCAGGCGTTTATTTGTGCCGTGGCACACATGAATCTGGCCAATCAGGCCAGGGAAGAGGGCAGGCCGGTTATCGAGGAATGCGATGCCGGGCTAATGAAAATCGTGGTGCCAATTTCTGTGGACGGGCAGTTCATTGGTGCCATCGGGGCCTGCGGCCTGCTTCCCGCCGGCGGTGAGGTGGATAATTTCCTGATCAATAGAATCACCGAAATCGATGAGGAAACCGTTTCCGAACTCTGCGAAGACCTGGCGGTGATCGAAACCAATTCGGCCGAAGAAGTGGCCCAGTTCATTTGGGAAAAAATCGAGGCCATCGTTGCCGAAACATAG
- a CDS encoding fatty acid CoA ligase family protein, with the protein MYSATENTDRRVVNVATYLRKMARSQPYQRAVVYPYAKDRQGRIAYTHLTFRQLDIESDCMAQGLDGIGISRGVRTILMVKPSLDFFALVFALFKVGAVPVVVDPGMGVMRMLGCLKESRAQALIGIPRAHLLRTLAPKYFTTITTAVTVGPRWFWSGPTLRQVRKKQWDPYPMAQTTADEIAAILFTTGSTGPAKGVFYTHGVFDAQVRNIRDQFGIGPGEIDLPTFPLFALFDPALGMTAIIPDMDPTKPARVNPEKIIEAIVNHGVTNMFASPALLNRVGLYGTDKGIKLPPLKRIITAGAPATPANIEQFSGLLVEDARIHTGYGATEAMPVSAFGSDEILNKTRKLSEQGFGMCVGRPITGVDVRIIQISDGPIAIWTDDLVMPEGETGEIVVRGEQVTRGYYERPRDDRLAKIHDGDTVWHRMGDLGWMDKKGRIWFCGRKSHRVTTEKGTLFTIPCEAIFNNHPRVFRSALVGVGPKGHKHAVICIELESGDRGKDKAGLKTELLELARTSPITEDIDTILFHRAFPVDIRHNSKIFREKLAVWAAKQLKMESSQ; encoded by the coding sequence ATGTATTCAGCAACGGAAAATACCGATCGCCGCGTTGTCAACGTGGCCACCTATCTGCGCAAGATGGCCCGCAGCCAGCCTTATCAACGCGCGGTCGTCTATCCGTATGCCAAGGACCGCCAGGGACGGATCGCCTATACCCACCTCACTTTTCGCCAGCTGGACATCGAATCGGACTGCATGGCCCAGGGACTGGACGGTATCGGCATCAGTCGCGGGGTGCGCACCATTTTGATGGTCAAACCCAGCCTTGATTTTTTCGCCCTGGTTTTCGCCCTGTTTAAAGTCGGCGCCGTTCCGGTGGTGGTCGATCCGGGCATGGGGGTAATGCGGATGCTGGGCTGCCTTAAGGAGAGCCGGGCCCAGGCATTGATCGGCATCCCCCGGGCGCATCTGCTGCGCACATTGGCACCGAAATATTTTACTACCATAACGACCGCCGTCACCGTGGGTCCCCGCTGGTTCTGGAGTGGCCCCACCCTCCGTCAGGTGCGCAAAAAACAGTGGGATCCCTACCCCATGGCCCAGACAACGGCAGATGAGATCGCCGCCATTCTGTTTACCACCGGGAGCACCGGTCCGGCCAAAGGCGTCTTTTACACCCACGGTGTTTTCGATGCCCAAGTCCGCAATATCCGTGATCAGTTCGGCATCGGCCCTGGCGAGATCGATCTGCCCACCTTTCCCCTTTTCGCCCTGTTCGACCCGGCGTTGGGCATGACCGCCATTATACCAGATATGGATCCCACCAAACCGGCCCGGGTCAACCCTGAAAAAATTATCGAGGCCATCGTCAATCACGGTGTGACCAACATGTTTGCCTCACCGGCACTGCTCAATCGGGTAGGCCTTTACGGTACGGATAAAGGTATCAAGCTGCCGCCCCTGAAACGGATCATCACCGCCGGTGCACCGGCCACGCCGGCCAATATCGAACAATTCTCCGGCCTGCTCGTGGAAGACGCCCGGATCCATACCGGCTATGGCGCCACCGAAGCCATGCCGGTCAGCGCCTTTGGCAGTGATGAGATCCTGAATAAAACCCGTAAACTCAGCGAACAGGGGTTCGGCATGTGTGTGGGTCGCCCCATCACCGGTGTGGATGTGCGCATTATCCAGATCAGCGATGGACCGATCGCGATCTGGACCGATGATCTGGTCATGCCGGAGGGAGAAACCGGGGAAATCGTCGTTCGTGGTGAGCAGGTCACGCGCGGCTATTACGAACGCCCCAGGGATGACCGCCTGGCCAAAATCCATGACGGCGACACCGTCTGGCACCGCATGGGCGATCTGGGCTGGATGGACAAAAAGGGCCGCATCTGGTTTTGCGGACGCAAAAGCCACCGGGTGACGACCGAAAAAGGCACCCTTTTCACGATTCCCTGCGAAGCCATTTTCAACAATCATCCCCGGGTGTTCCGCAGTGCCCTGGTCGGCGTCGGCCCCAAGGGACACAAGCATGCCGTGATTTGTATTGAACTGGAATCCGGTGATCGCGGCAAGGATAAAGCGGGATTGAAAACTGAGCTCTTGGAACTGGCCCGGACCAGTCCCATTACCGAGGATATCGATACTATCCTTTTTCACCGTGCGTTTCCGGTGGACATCCGTCACAACTCGAAAATTTTCAGGGAAAAACTTGCCGTCTGGGCGGCAAAACAGTTGAAAATGGAGTCTTCCCAATGA
- a CDS encoding alpha/beta fold hydrolase, translating to MNISGKPVDPRDYQDLYPFQSRFIDRGGLRYHYVDQGQGDPVVMVHGNPTWSFYFRHIIQALSGTHRTIAPDHMGCGLSDKPDDRQYNFSLESRVADFGALMDHLGLDRVTLMVHDWGGMIGMAWAVAHPQRVARLIVTNTAAFFPPGSKGIPLRLWLIRNLKHLSTPAVLYGNLFARGALYMAPHKRLSADVKRGLLAPYNSPQNRLATLRFVQDIPLLPGDPGFDIVDRTQRQLSGLRQRPMLILWGRHDFVFDLDYYQAWCRRFPDAENHLFDDAGHYLLEDVPERIASLIKDFLVRHPV from the coding sequence ATGAACATCTCTGGAAAACCGGTCGATCCGCGTGATTATCAGGATCTTTATCCGTTTCAGTCCCGTTTTATCGATCGCGGCGGCCTGCGTTATCACTATGTGGACCAGGGGCAAGGCGACCCGGTGGTCATGGTGCACGGCAACCCCACCTGGTCTTTCTATTTTCGACACATCATCCAGGCCCTGTCGGGAACCCATCGAACCATTGCCCCGGATCACATGGGATGCGGCCTGTCTGACAAGCCCGATGATCGGCAGTACAATTTTTCTCTGGAAAGCCGTGTGGCGGATTTTGGCGCCCTGATGGATCACCTGGGGCTGGACCGGGTGACCCTGATGGTCCACGACTGGGGCGGCATGATTGGCATGGCCTGGGCCGTGGCCCATCCCCAGCGGGTAGCCCGTTTGATTGTCACCAACACAGCCGCTTTTTTCCCGCCGGGCAGCAAAGGCATCCCGCTACGTCTCTGGCTTATCCGCAATTTGAAACACCTGTCGACACCGGCCGTACTGTATGGCAACCTGTTCGCCCGCGGGGCGCTGTATATGGCGCCCCACAAAAGGCTGTCCGCTGATGTCAAACGGGGGCTGCTGGCGCCTTACAACAGCCCGCAGAACCGGCTGGCCACGCTTCGCTTTGTGCAGGACATCCCCCTGCTGCCGGGCGATCCCGGGTTTGACATCGTTGACCGGACCCAGCGGCAATTGTCCGGTCTGCGTCAGAGGCCCATGCTGATTTTGTGGGGACGCCACGATTTTGTTTTTGATCTGGATTACTACCAGGCCTGGTGCCGGCGGTTTCCCGATGCCGAAAACCATCTTTTCGATGACGCCGGTCACTATCTGCTGGAAGATGTGCCCGAACGGATCGCTTCGCTGATCAAGGATTTTCTGGTGCGGCACCCCGTGTGA